Proteins co-encoded in one Salarias fasciatus chromosome 4, fSalaFa1.1, whole genome shotgun sequence genomic window:
- the pla2g10 gene encoding group 10 secretory phospholipase A2 — MAAFHHILLLLSVAVAPSAARSSQRTKRGLLELAGAIKCSTGRSALSYMMYGCYCGLGGQGWPRDRTDWCCHKHDCCYGKAEELGCQTKTDQYHWTCEDKKAECDDLDDKCEKFLCKCDRDAAKCLRKAPFLQKYTLWPDFMCGNEHPMCSMY; from the exons TGGCTGTTGCTCCTTCTGCGGCGCGAAGTTCCCAGCGGACTAAAAGAGGACTGCTGGAGCTGGCGGGGGCCATCAAATGCAGCACAGGGAGATCTGCTCTGTCCTACATGATGTACGGATGCTACTGTGGACTGGGTGGTCAAGGCTGGCCAAGAGACCGAACAGACTG GTGTTGCCACAAACATGACTGCTGCTACGGGAAAGCAGAAGAGCTTGGCTGCCAAACCAAAACAGACCAGTATCATTGGACATGTGAAGACAAGAAAGCTGAGTGTG ATGATCTGGACGACAAATGTGAAAAGTTCCTTTGCAAGTGCGACAGAGACGCAGCCAAATGTTTGAGAAAAGCACCTTTCCTCCAGAAATATACCTTATGGCCAGATTTCATGTGTGGTAATGAACACCCTATGTGTAGCATGTACTGA